ATCCCCGTCGCCCGGATGATGGAGGCCGAGAGCCAGAAGCTCCTCCAGATGGAGTCGCGGCTCCGCCGCCGCGTCGTCGGCCAGGACGAGGCCGTCACCGCGATCTCCGACGCCGTCCGCCGCGCGCGCGCCGGCCTCTCCGACCCGAACCGGCCCGTCGGCTCGTTCATTTTCCTGGGCCCGACGGGCGTCGGGAAGACCGAGCTCTCCCGCGCGCTGGCCGAGTTCCTGTTCGACGACGAGAACGCGATGGTGCGGCTCGACATGTCGGAGTACATGGAGAAGCACTCGGTCGCGCGGATGATCGGCGCGCCGCCGGGATACGTCGGCTACGAGGAGGGAGGGCAGCTCACGGAGGCGGTGCGGCGCCGCCCCTACAGCGTGATCCTCTTCGACGAGATCGAGAAGGCGCACCCGGAGGTCTTCAACATCCTGCTCCAGGTGCTCGACGACGGGCGCCTGACCGACGGCAAGGGGCGCAACGTCGATTTCCGCAACGCGGTCATCATCATGACTTCGAACATCGGCTCGGAATGGATCCACGAGTACGCCGACCGCGACGAGGCCGAGATGAAGGCGAAGGTCACGGAGGCGCTCACCCGCCACTTCCGGCCCGAGTTCCTCAACCGGATCGACGACGTCGTCGTGTTCCACCGGCTCCGGGAGGAGGAGATCGAGCGGATCGTCGAGATCCAGCTCGCCCGGCTCGTCCGGACGCTCGAGGGGCGCGGCCTGCGTCTGACGTGGACCCCGGAGGCCGCGAAATGGCTCGCGAAGAAGGGATACGACCCGGTGTACGGGGCGCGTCCTTTGAAGCGCGCCATCCAGAAATCGGTCCAGGACGCTCTCGCGAAGATGGTGCTCGGCGGACAGCTCACCGGGAAGGCGACGATCGAGATGGCCGTCGCCTCCGACGGGGAGTCGCTTGCCTTCACCGAGATCCCCGGCACGGCCGCAACCGAACCGGCCGCCGAACCGGCTTCGGCGGCCATCTCATAACCCGTCAATCACAGGAGGTAGAGAAATGAACGGAATGACACGATGGGATCCCTTTCAGGAGCTTCAGAGCTGGGGCGAGCGGATGAGCCGCCTCATCGGCACGGAGCGGATGCCGGCGCGCGCGCGCGGCACCGACGAGGAGAACCTCTCTTACGGGACCTGGATGCCCCCCGTCGACATCGTCGAGGGGAAGGACAAGATCCAGCTCAAGGTCGAGCTCCCCGGATTCAAGGAAGATCAGGTGAACCTCACGGTCGAGGACGGGCTCCTCACGATCCGCGGCGAGCGCAAGTTCAACCGCGAGAGCAACGAGCAGAACTACCACCGGATCGAGCGCTCCTACGGGACGTTCGTGCGGTCCTTCACGCTCCCGAACAGCGTCGAGCAGAACCGGATCCAGGCGACGTTCTCCGACGGGATCCTGAACATCGACATGCCCAAGCGCGAGGAGACGAAGCCGAAACAGATCCCGATCAAGGCCGGAAGCGCCGAGACCGGATCGGGCACGGGACGCAAGAAGGAAATCGACGTCCACAAAGCTTAGTCCGAAGCGCTCACGACCGTGAGCGCCCGGTCGATTCGCTTCGGCGACGTTGGCCCGGAATTCTGAAGATGACACCTCGGTTTTCCGGGACATGAGAGAACGACGCAGGAATCCCGGGGCGGCGGCCGTCGCGGTCGCCGCCCTTTCTCTTGCTTCTTCGGTGTTCGCGGCCACTCCTCCGATCCGGCGCAACGCCGTCGTCGCGGTCGTCGAGAAGGTCTCCCCCGCCGTCGTGAACATCTCCGCCGAGCAGACGGTGAGGCGGCAGCCGACCTTCTTCGACCAGTTCTTCGGCGAGTTCGACGCCGGCCCGCGCCGCTACAAGACGAAGTCGCTCGGCTCCGGAACGATCATCAACGCGGGCGGCGTCATCCTCACCAACGACCACGTCGTCTCGGGAGCGTCGAAGATCATCGCGACGACCAAGAGCGGCCAGGAATACGAGTGCGACGTCGTGGGAGCCGACCAGGACAACGACCTCGCGGTCCTGCGGATCCGCGGCGCGAAGCCGGGCCTTCCCACGATCCCGATGGGGACCTCCTCGGACCTGATGATCGGCGAGACCGTCATCGCGATCGGGAACCCGTTCGGGCTTTCGAACACCGTGACGGCGGGCGTCGTCTCCGCGGTCGGGCGCACGGTTCCCGAGGAGAACCGGGAGCGGGTCTTCACCGATTTCATCCAGACGGACGCGTCGATCAACCCGGGCAATTCCGGGGGGCCGCTCGTCAACGTCGACGGGCAGCTCATCGGGATCAACACGGCGATCGTCGGCGGCGCCTCGGGGATCGGGTTCGCCATCCCGGTCGACCGCGCGAAGCGGATCGTCGACGATCTCCTGCACTACGGCTCGGTGCGGCCGGTCTGGATCGGCGTCCGGGGGCGCACGGCGTCGTCGCGTTTGGCGGGAGAGGGAAAGCCGGTCGGCTATCGGGTGACGCACGTCGAGCCGGGCTCCCCCGCCGCGCGCGCGGGAATCGCGAAGAACGACGTGATCGTCTCGATCGACAACCGGCCCGTCGAGACGAAGAACGACCTCGACACGATCCTCTCGAGCGTCACGCCCGGAAAGCTCATCACGGTGTCGGTGCGCGCGGGAAACGGCGCCCGGAAGCTTCCGCTGCGCGTGTCGGAGCCGCCGGCGGGGCTCTGGGCGAGGCTCCTGCGCGACGAGGTCGGGATCCAGGTCACGCCCGCGCGGGGCGCCCTTCGAATCAGCCGGGTGTTCCGCGGCTCGCCCGCCGACCGCGCGGGGCTCGCGGCCGGCGACTACCTCGTGGGATTGAACGGCAGCGACGTCCGGAGCGAGAAGGAAGCCGAGACGATCCTGAACCGCGACTTCAGCCGGACGACGCTGTTGATGACTGTCCAGCGCGGCGGCTGGCAGTACACGTTGACGTTTCCCCTCGCTTAGGGAACGCGCGGCCATACGCGCCGTTATACGGGTCCGTCGGGCCTGCCGGCGGCTAGACGTACGTTTTCAGTACGCCTTCGCCGCCGGCCAGACCCGCCGAACCCGCCTTCCAGCACGTCTGGCCGCGCGCCGGCAATTGACATCGTGGACCGATCTTTACGCTCGCGTCTCCCCGCGCCTCGGCAGATTGACCGTCGAATCTGTTCTCGTCACTGAAACGAAAGCGACGGCGCCGCTCGTCCCATGAACCATTCGAGGCCGCGGCGCTGGCTGCGATCCGTCACCTGGAACGGCACTCGTGTGCGACCGAAAACGCCTCGAGGCGCGGCCAGACGTGGTGAAAGACGGACGCGGGCACCCGGCCGGCGCGCCGAGGCGTACCGTTGGCGTACGTTGAGCGCCGGCGGCCGGGTGCCCGCGTTCGTATAGCGCCGCGTATGGTACGCGCCAGCTACAACTCGGAGACGACGATCCCCGCGATCACCAGCGCTCCGCCGGCATAACCGCGAACTCCGAGGCGCTCCCCCAGGATCACCGCCGCGAAGATTGCGGCCCACACCGGCTCGAGGGCGAAGATGACCGCGGCGCGCGTCGCCGAGAGCCGGGCCTGCGCCCAGTTCTGCACCGTGAACGTCCCGATCGTCGCGAAGAGCGTCATGTAGGCGACCGCGATCAGGAAGCCGCGGTCGAAGACGAACGGCTTCGCCTCGAACGACGCCGCGGCGAGGGCCGGCCGGGCGAGTTTCAGCCACAGCGAGGCGGCGGCGAGCGTCGCCGACGCGGCGATCATCTGCCGCGCGGTGTAGAGGAAGGCGTCGTGGCGCGGAGACCGCACCTCGTTCTCGACGAAATAGACGGCGAAGAGGACGGCGCACGCGAGCACCATCAGGTCGCCGCGGTTGACGCCGCCGCCGTCGGCCGGCCACGAGAGCATCGCGAACCCGGCCGTCGCGAGCGCGACGCCGGCGAGCACCGTCCGCCCGGGAGCCCGGCGCGTCCGGACGAGGGCGACGACCGGCGTGAGGACCACCGACAGCCCCGTGATGAATGCCGTCTTCGACGCGGAAGTTTCCGTCTGCCCCACGATCTGGGCGCCCATCCCGAGGGCCAGCAGCGCTCCCATTCCGATGCTGTCCCGCCAGATCCGCGGCGTGGCCGCCCGGCCGAGCGTCGCGGCATTCAAAACGAGCGCCGCGAGGACGAAACGCGACGCGACGTACCCGAGCGGCGGCTCCCGCCCGAGCACTTCGGCGTTGACGATGAAGGTCGTGCCCCAGACGACGGTCACCGCGACGAGCGCGAACGCCGCCGGCCACGAGTGCTTTTCGGCCGAAATGGTCGAGGAGTTCACGGCGGCGCGATCGTATCCTCCTTCGCCAAGGCTTCGGAGGATCTGGAGAATCCTCCGTAGCTCGCAAGAGCGGAGGAGGATAAGATCGCGCTCGCGCGGCCGGCGCGGATGTCGCGCCCGCGGCCCGGTCGCGCGGTCCGCCCTGGGCACGCGCCGGCGGGTCATCGGCGAAATTGGCAGGCCGCCGCTCTGCGATTTCAGCGCGAGAAGGGTCGACATGAACGTCTGGCGTGGACCAGCGCCGAAAATCGACGGCCCCCAGGCGGACCGCGGAACCGTTCCGCCGGCGAATCCGCGGGCAGACGCTCGCCGGAGAGACCGCTGGCGCGCGCCGGTCGTCGACCGACGCGGACGATCCGTCTCATGAGCGTTCGCGTCCGCTTCGCCCCGTCCCCCACGGGAAGCCTCCACGTCGGCGGCGCGCGCACGGCGCTCTACAACTTCCTCTTCGCACGGCACCACGGCGGGACGCACGTCCTGCGGATCGAGGACACGGACGTCGAGCGCTCGCGGACCGAGCTGACGGACCAGATTCTTCGGTCGCTCGAATGGCTGAGAATCCGCTGGGACGAAGGGCCGATTCACCAGTCGGACCGGATGGACCTCTATCGCGCGCGCGCCGACGCGCTGCTCGACTCGGGCAAGGCTTACCGCTGCTTCTGCACGCCCGAGGAGCTCGACCTCGATCGGAAGAAGGCCGAAGCGGAGAAGCGCGCCTACCAGTATTCGAAGAAATGCCGGCCGCTCGACGCGGGAGACGCCGGACGCCGCGCCGGCCCGGGGGAGAAATTCGTCGTCCGCCTCCGCGTCGGCCCCGAGCCGATCGTCGTCGACGACCTGATCCGGGGCCGCGTCGAGTTCCCCGCCGGGGCGACGGACGATTTCGTCCTCGTCCGTTCCGGCGGCCATCCCCTCTATCACTTCACGGTCTGCGTCGACGACGTCGACATGAGGATCACGCACGTCATCCGCGGCGACGACCACCTCGCCAACACCCCCAAGCACGTCGCGCTCTTCGCGGCTCTCGGCGCGCCGGTCCCGCAGTTCGCGCATCTCGGGATGATCTACGGGACGGACCGGAAGAAATTGTCCAAGCGCCACGGCGCCGCGTCCGTCGAGGAGTGGCGCGACGCCGGCGTCTTCCCGGAGGCTCTCGTCAACTTCCTGGCGCTCCTCGGATGGTCGCCGGGAGACGACCGGGAAATCATGACGCTGGAAGAGATGATCCGGGACTTCTCGCTCGACCGCGTCGGAGCGTCCCCGTCCGTTTTCGACCCGGAGAAACTCCTCTGGATGAACTCGAAGTATCTCGCCGCGATGACGCCGGCCGAGCTCTTCCTGCGTCTCGACGTGGACGGAGCCGAGCTCCCCCCCGAGCCGGCCGCGCTCGCCGCGATCGAGCTCCACCGCGAGCGCTCGCGCACGCTGACGGAGCTCCGCGCGAGCCTCGCCGACTACACGGCCGATCCCTCCGAATACGACGCGGCCGGGCTGAAGAAGAACGTCGGTCCCGACACGCCGTCGCTCCTCGCGTCGCTCGCCGAGCGATTCTCGGCCCTCGCCGACTTCCGGAAGGAGGCGCTCGAGGCCACGCTCCGCGAGCTCGCGGCGGAGAAGGGGACGTCCGCCGGCAAGCTCATCCACCCGCTGCGGCTCGCGGCGACGGGAAAGACCGTCGGCGCTCCCCTCTTCGACGTGCTGGAGCTCCTGGGGAAGGAAACGGCCCTGCGGAGGATCGAAGCGTTCCTCAGGAAGATCGAAGTCGCCGTCTGAGCGCATGCGCGCCGTCCGCCTGACGTCTCCGGGAGCGCGTCTGCGCGACGAAGAGCGGGCCGTCCCCGAACCGGCGCCCGGAGAGATCGTGATCGAGATCCGCGCCGCCGGCATCTGCCACACGGACGCCCATTACCGGAGGGACCCGGGCCGCGCGCGGCTTCCCGTGACTCCCGGCCACGAGATCGCCGGGGTGGTCGTCGAGAAAGCGGCGGGCGTCGAGCTCCCCTCGCCCGGCGACCGCGTCGCCGTCCATTACCTCGTCGGATGCGGAGCCTGCGCGGACTGCCGCGCGGGGCGGGAACGCTTCTGCCCGCGCGCCGAGATGATCGGCAAGGAGCGGGACGGGGGCTACGCGGAGATGATCGCCATCCCCGCGGAAAACGCGATCCCGGTCCCGGACGGCGTTTCGTTCGACGAGGCGGCCGTCATGATGTGCTCGTCGGCGACCGCGCTCCATGCGCTCCGGCTCGCGGAGATTCGACCCGGAGAGAGCGTGCTGGTTTCGGGATTCGGAGGGCTCGGAGCATCCGCGGTGCAGCTGGCGGGCGTCCTGGGAGCGGGGGCGGTCATCGTGTCCGACGTCGTTCCCGCGAAACTTTCGGCCGCGCGGGACTTCGGCGCCCACCCTCTCGACGCGTCGGCCGCGGACTTTGCCGAGTCGGTTGCCGGCGCGGCCGGAGGCCGGGGACCCGACGTCGCCCTCGACTTCGCCGGTACGCCCGCGTCGCGGTCCGCCGCCCTGCGCGCGCTCGCCCCGGGCGGAAGACTCGTGATCGTCGCTCTCGACGCGCGCCCCTTTTCCTTCGATCCCTACCGGGACGTCCTCTCGCGCGAGCGGCGGATCATCGGATGCTCCGACCACACGCGCGCGGACCTGCGCGACCTGATGGAATTCGCGGCCGCGGGGAAGATCGACCCGTCGCGGGCCATCACGCGCCGCGTTCCGCTCGAGGCTGCGGCAATCGATCGCGTCCTCGACGAGCTCGAGGCGGGGACGGGGCACCTTCGGTCCGTCATTCTTCCCGCCGGCTGAACGGGACGCTCCTACGCGCCGCCGGGTTCGATCACGGCGCCCGTCGCGTCCCCTTCGATCGCCTCGACGAACGCCCGCGCGACCGCGGCTGCCGGCGTGCCTCCCTCCGCCCGATGCCCCATCCTCCTCAGCGTCTCGGCGACCCACCCGGGGGAGACGGCGTTGATCCGGATCCCGCGCGGGAGCTCGAGCGCTGCCGCGGCGACGAAGGCCTCGACTCCGGCATTGGCGACCGAGATCGCAGCCCCGCCGGGAGACGGGCGGCGCGCGAGCGTCCCCGACGTCAGCGCGAACGATCCGCGATCCGCGACGAAGCGGATCCCGAGACGGACCATGTTGATCTGCCCGAGCAGCTTGTGATGAAGCGTGAACCGGAAGTCTTCCTCCGACAGCTCGGAGAGCGGCCGGAACCTGGTCGCGCCGGCCGCGCAGACGACGGCGTCGACCCGGCCGACCTTTTCGTAGAGGCGGACGATCGAGGAAGAATCCTGAAGATCGACGGTCAACGGGCCGCTGCGGTGGGCGACCGGAAGGACCTCGTGACGATCTTCCAATGCCGCCACGACGGCGCGGCCGATCGTGCCCGTGGCGCCGACGACGAGGACTCTCACTTCAGGCCGTCGACGAGGTACAGGGTCGAGAGGATCCGGGTCACGCCGTAGGCATACGACTTCCCGTCCATGACGACGATGACCGGCGCGATCCCGGTGATTCCGGCCGAATCGGGTGCGTTGATCGTCTTCCAGAGCTCGCGCTTTCCGGTCGCGAGGTCCACACGGTAGACGGGAGCCGAGCTTCCTCCGCGGAGATAGACGTAGACCGCCCGTCCGTCGGTCGACCACCCCGCCGGATACTCGCGGGGCGCCGACCCGGGGACGGGAACCGGGGCTCCTCCCGTCATCGAATAGATCGCCGGGCGAAAGTCGGCGGCGAGACCGAGCATCCGTTTGCCGTCGGGCGACGTGGGCGTATAGCTCGTGAACGGAATTCCCTCGTCGCTGATCGGGCGGGTCGCGCCGGTCTGAGAGTCCACGACGAAATATCGAGGGCCGTGCCCTTTCTCGGCCCCCCGCACCACGAGCCGCATCGAGCCGGAGACGAACTGCGGGGAGCTGACGTTGACGAGCGAAGTCTGGACGACGCGCGGCTTCCCCGCGGCCGTCGGGAACAGCGAGATCTTCGTGGCGTCGAGACCGTATCCCGCCGCCCAGGCGGAATCCGAGGAGAACCCTCCCGCGCCGCCGGGCCCCAGCAGGATGGGCGCGGAGCCGTCCGTCTTCCGGATGTAGAGCGACCCGCTCTGGCCGCCGCCCTCCCCCGTCTCGTCGAAGACCACGAGCTTCCCGTCCATCGAAAGCCCGTTCAGGCCGCTCCAGTCGAGACCCGAGAGGTCCCTCTCCCGGGTTTCCCCGGGCGCCATGGCGAACGCGCTCGCGCGCTGGTCCTCCTGCTCGACGAGAGCCCGGCCGTCTTTCGCGATGTCATACAGCGTCAGGGTCGCGGGAACGCGGTGGATCACCCGCATGCGGCCGCCGGGTGTGACCGCGCAGAGCGACCGCGCGTTTCCTTCCGACGTTCCGGTGAACCAGATCTCCTTGCCGTCGGGCCGCCAGGCGAGCCCCTGCACGGTCGAGAAGCCGGAGGCGAGCGTCTTCGGGTTCCGCCCGTCGACCGGGACGAGGACGACCGAGCCGCCGTCTCCCGCCGACGCGTGGTCGAGGAATGCGATCCACTTTCCGTCGGGCGAGAACCGCGGATGGCTCACCCACCCCTGCGATGCGTAGAGGAGATGATCGTCGGGATAGAAGAGGTCCGCGTGCCCGCCGACGTCCCGGACGACGGCGAGCCCCTTGCCGTCCGGCGACCAGTCGGCGAAGGAAACCCCGGATTCGATGTCCCGCGGCGAGCCGCCGGAGAGCGGAGCTCTCCCGAGCGTCCCCTGGATCTGGAGTGTCGTGACCTGGATCGGATCGCGCGCGAGAGCGAGCTCGCTCTGCGAGGAGATTCCCAGGAGAAATGCCGCCGGAAGGTCGAGAGGCGACGACAGCAGGTTGTCCGCCCGCACGGCGTACAGGTGGGAGGGCTGTCCGTCCCACGCGGCGCCGTAGACGATCGAACCCCCGTCGGGCGTGAACCGCGCTCCCCAGATCGCGCCGCGCTGGAACGTGAGTCGCCGGAAGACCGGACCGGGCGAAGGTTTTCGAGGAAGGAAAAGAGCGACAGCGAGCGCGGCCGCGAGGAGCAGCGCGGCAGTCGTCGCGGCGATCGCGCGCCGCCGGAGGCTCCGGACCCGGCCGATCGGAATGGCGCCGCCCACACCGGCCTGGAGCGACGCCGACGTTTCCGTCAGATGGTCGCGGAGGCTTTTCAAGTCCCGCGCGAGGTCCTTCGTCGATGCGAAACGGTCTTCGGCGTCCTTGGCGAGGCAGCGCTCGACGATCCACCGGAGCGGCGCGGGGACACGCGTGGTGACGGCGGAGATGGGCTCCGGCTCCTCGCGGATGATCGCCGTCAGCGTCTCGGCGGAGCTCCCTCGCTCGAACGCGCGCTTCCCGGTCGCCATCTCGTAGACCATCGACCCGAACGAGAACTGGTCGGAACGGAAGTCGACGGGACGGCCCACGGCTTGCTCCGGCGACATGTAGCCGACGGTGCCCATCACCGTTCCGGGAGCCGTGCCCGTCTGCGTCGGGAGCTCGGAGGAATCTGATCCGCGCCGGCCCGTCTGCCGCGCGAGCCCGAAGTCGAGGACCTTGACGTAGCCGTCCTTCGAGACGATGACGTTCTCGGGCTTCAAATCCCGGTGGACGATCCCGGAGTCGTGCGCCTTCGCGAGCGCCTCGGCGAGCTGGGTCGAGACGTCGAGGAGCTTGCGGATCCCGACGGGGCCGTCCTCGAGGAGCCCCCGCAGCGTCCGTCCTTCGACGAGCTCCATGGCGATGAACGCCCGGCCGTCGGCGGTCCCGATCTCGTGGACGACGACGATGCCGGGGTGGTTCAAGGCGGAGGCGGCTCGCGCTTCCTGCTCGAACCGGGCGAGCCGCTCGCGGTCCTCGGAAAATTCCTCCGGAAGCACTTTGAGCGCGACCTCGCGGCCGAGCCGCGGGTCCCGCGCCCGATAGACCTCCCCCATGCCGCCCGACCCGAGGGCCGCGACGATCTCGTACGGGCCGACCTTCATGCCGGGACCGAGCGTCATGATCGCCTCGGCGAGAGGACCTCGTAAGGCCCGACCTTCGTTCCATGGGACAGGGGCATCGGTGGGAAGAGTCTACCGGAAGTGCGCGCGGCTCACCGGTCGCGGGTCTTCGACGGAGCGGGCTTGTACGACTCGCTCATCTTCCGAAGCTTCCCGATCGTCTCCCGCAGGACGCCGACGGCGGCGGGGATCTCCCGGCCGTAGAGCTTCATCTCCGCCTCGCAATCCGTCATCCCGTAGACGGCGGCGTCGTTCTCGAGGCGGTTTCGCTCGAACTCCAGCCTCTCGACGAGCTCGTCGATCTCCGAGCGCAGCACGTACGAGAGATCGCGCTCGCCGAGGTACCGGCCGCACTGCGGGCAGTGGACCGTGACGTACCCTTCCGACGGCTCGTCGACGATGAACTGCCGCTCGCAGCGCGGGCACTCGAAGACTTCCGGAAGCACGAAAAGATTGTCCGCCCGCCCCCGCGGCGAAAGCAACTGTCCTTCGAAAAATTTCCCGTCGATTCCCGCTTGACAAATGCGAACGGTCGTGTTCCGGAGAACGGTCGTCCGGCGAGCTCAGCGGCCCGCCGCGCCGAGCCGGCCCGCAATTACCCGCCGGACTTTTTCGGGCGGTATCCGTCGGCAGCCAGCAACCCGAGCACCGTCTCGACGTGGTCGCCCTGGATCTCGATCGCTCCGTCCTTGACGGTCCCGCCCGCGCCGCACCGCGCCTTGAGCTCTTTCGCCAGCGCCGCCAGGACCTTCTCGCCCCCTTCGACGCCGGTCACGAGCGTGATCGTCTTGCCCGCTCGCCCCGCCGACGTCCGGGAGACGCGGACGCGCTGCTGTGCGAGCACAGCGGCGACGTCCTCTTTCTTCGCGCACGCGCACGAGCCGGCCGGCCAGCCGCACCGAGGACACCGGTTGCCGCTACCCCCGGGGCCGGAATAATACACGGTTTCATCGGAGCGTTTCATCGGCAGCACGACTAGGCCGCCGGCGGGTCGTTCGCGCCCGTATTCGCTCGAGCGATCGTCCGCGCCTCCCCTAGAGTTCGCCGACCCGGCGGAAATACTCCGCAAACGCCATCATCCCCCCGCGCGCCTGCTGCCAGTCATAGTTCTCGTTCGGCGCATGGTAGCCGTGCTCCGGGAGCGAGAGGCCGAGGAAGTAGACCGGGGCCTTCAGCACGCTCTCCATGGAAAGCACCGCGCCGATCGACCCGCCTTCGCGAACGAACACGGGCTCCTTGCCGAACGCGAACTTCATCGAGGCCTTGATCGCGTCGGCGTAGGGCCCCGTCGTCTTCGCGCTGTAGCCCGGCAGCGCGTGCTCGGACCAGACCTCGACGTCCGGATTCTTCGACTTGACGAAGTCCTTGACCAGTTTCGCGATCTTCTTCGGCTTCATGTTCGGAACGAGCCGGCACGACACGATCGCGGTGGCGCTCGGAGGGATGATGGTCTTCACGCCGGGGCCCGTGTAGCCCCCGGCGATGCCGTGGACCTCGAAGGTCGGCATCATCCAGATCCGCTTCATCACTTCGAGGGGATCGTCGACGCGGAGCGACTTCAGCAGATGGTCCTTCTTGAACTCGCGCGTCGTGAAGCCGGACTTCTTCATGTCCTCCAGCTCCTGTTTCGTCGGCTTGACCACGTCGTCGTAGAACCCCGGGATCTTCACCCGTCCCGTCTTCGCGTCCATGCACTGGGAAATCAGCTCGCAGATCTCCGCCTGCGGGTTGCGGGCGGCGCCCCCCGCGGTCCCCGAGTGCTGGTCCGTCTCCCCCGTGCGCAGCGTGAAGCGGAAACCCTGCAAACCGCGGAGACCGGCCGGACACGCCGGATGCTTGCGAGAAACCCACACGGTGTCGCAGACGACGATCGAGCCGGTCGCGAAGTCGGCGGCATGGTCCCGGATCGTCGACTCGAAGTGCGGCGAGCCGATCTCCTCCTCGAGCTCCCAGAGGAAGTCGATGTTGACGCGCGCGCCGTTGTCGGCGGCGTACTTGGCGCCGAAGAGGGCCGAGATCGCCGGTCCCTTGTCGTCGGTCGTCCCCCGCCCGAAATACGTGTCCCCTTCGCGCGTGAAGCGAAACG
Above is a window of Thermoanaerobaculia bacterium DNA encoding:
- a CDS encoding M20/M25/M40 family metallo-hydrolase, giving the protein MSAEFSKEAAARYADDSRGRFETALREIVEIPTISVEPEHKPDMARGARYAADLLESMGAKARVYETGGHPLVHGQFETGAGRPTVTIYNHLDVQPAEGPDWRTEPFRFTREGDTYFGRGTTDDKGPAISALFGAKYAADNGARVNIDFLWELEEEIGSPHFESTIRDHAADFATGSIVVCDTVWVSRKHPACPAGLRGLQGFRFTLRTGETDQHSGTAGGAARNPQAEICELISQCMDAKTGRVKIPGFYDDVVKPTKQELEDMKKSGFTTREFKKDHLLKSLRVDDPLEVMKRIWMMPTFEVHGIAGGYTGPGVKTIIPPSATAIVSCRLVPNMKPKKIAKLVKDFVKSKNPDVEVWSEHALPGYSAKTTGPYADAIKASMKFAFGKEPVFVREGGSIGAVLSMESVLKAPVYFLGLSLPEHGYHAPNENYDWQQARGGMMAFAEYFRRVGEL